In one Oscillospiraceae bacterium genomic region, the following are encoded:
- the abrB gene encoding AbrB family transcriptional regulator, translating into MKSTGIVRKVDELGRIVLPIELRRTLDIAEKDSLEIYVDGASIVLKKYQPACIFCDDAKDVINFKGKNVCPACIKELMGK; encoded by the coding sequence ATGAAATCTACCGGCATTGTTAGAAAGGTGGACGAACTGGGGCGCATCGTGCTCCCCATCGAGCTGCGCCGCACGTTGGACATCGCAGAGAAGGATTCCCTGGAAATCTATGTGGACGGTGCCTCCATCGTCCTGAAAAAGTATCAGCCCGCCTGCATTTTCTGCGACGACGCCAAGGATGTCATCAATTTCAAGGGTAAGAACGTCTGCCCCGCCTGCATCAAGGAGCTCATGGGCAAGTAA
- a CDS encoding spore maturation protein A — MAMSVIWTAMVVVSIVCGLALGNGPAVAAAAMEGAAAAVELCLAMAGILCLWMGVMEIMRRSGLSELLSRLLRPILRRLYPEFAGNREVMDTISANVSANLLGLGNAATPLGIQAAQKMSLRTPGVASNSLCMLVVCNTASIQLIPTTVASVRLAAGCAAPFDILPAVWLASAISVCVGILAAKLFGAVWPAPGRERKKRGR, encoded by the coding sequence ATGGCAATGTCGGTCATCTGGACGGCCATGGTGGTGGTGTCCATCGTGTGCGGCCTGGCGCTGGGAAACGGCCCCGCCGTGGCGGCGGCGGCCATGGAGGGCGCGGCGGCGGCGGTGGAGCTGTGCCTGGCCATGGCGGGTATCCTCTGCCTGTGGATGGGCGTGATGGAGATCATGCGCCGCTCGGGGCTGTCTGAGCTGCTCTCCCGCCTGCTGCGGCCCATCCTGCGCAGGCTCTACCCGGAGTTCGCCGGGAACCGGGAGGTGATGGACACCATATCGGCCAACGTGTCGGCCAACCTGCTGGGCCTGGGCAACGCCGCCACCCCGCTGGGCATCCAGGCCGCCCAGAAGATGAGCCTGCGCACGCCGGGGGTGGCCTCCAACTCCCTGTGTATGCTGGTGGTGTGCAACACCGCCTCCATCCAGCTCATCCCCACCACGGTGGCCAGCGTGCGGCTGGCGGCGGGGTGCGCCGCCCCCTTCGACATCCTGCCCGCCGTGTGGCTGGCCTCGGCCATCTCGGTGTGCGTGGGCATCCTCGCGGCCAAGCTCTTCGGGGCGGTGTGGCCCGCGCCGGGGCGGGAACGGAAAAAGAGGGGGCGCTAG
- the spmB gene encoding spore maturation protein B, which produces MDLVFTMVVPLVIAAVAVWGMVRRVDVYDALVQGAGEGLGVLIKIVPPLIGLLTAVYMLRASGALELAAVALGPVLSRLGIPPETVALLLVRPVSGSAALGVGAELISTYGPDSQVGRTAAVMLGSTETTFYTIAVYFGAAGIAKTRYAVPAALCADLAGFMAAAWAVRVIFYGG; this is translated from the coding sequence ATGGATTTGGTGTTTACCATGGTGGTGCCCCTGGTCATCGCGGCGGTGGCGGTGTGGGGCATGGTGCGCCGGGTGGACGTGTACGACGCCCTGGTCCAGGGGGCCGGGGAGGGCCTGGGGGTGCTGATCAAGATCGTGCCCCCCCTCATCGGCCTGCTGACGGCGGTGTACATGCTGCGGGCCTCCGGGGCCCTGGAGCTGGCCGCCGTGGCGCTGGGGCCGGTCCTGTCCCGGCTGGGCATCCCGCCGGAGACGGTGGCCCTGCTGCTGGTGCGGCCGGTCAGCGGCAGCGCCGCGCTGGGGGTGGGGGCGGAGCTTATCTCCACCTATGGGCCGGACTCCCAGGTGGGCCGGACCGCCGCCGTCATGCTGGGCTCCACCGAGACCACCTTCTACACCATCGCCGTCTACTTCGGCGCGGCGGGCATCGCCAAGACCCGCTACGCCGTCCCGGCGGCGCTTTGCGCCGACCTGGCGGGCTTCATGGCGGCGGCCTGGGCGGTGCGGGTGATCTTCTACGGCGGCTGA